Below is a genomic region from Isosphaeraceae bacterium EP7.
TCGACGCGGAAATGGATCAACTTCGGTGCAATGGGAGGCGTCTGGGTTGCTTCGAGCCCTCCGCGGACGAGGGACCCTACCGAGTCATGACCGGGCCCGACGCAGTGGCCGATTTCGAGAACTCACCGCTCCTGACGGGGGAGTTTCGCGTCCTGCCTCAATCCAACCGGATGGGTCTGAGGCTGGAAGGCCCCGCCTTGAACGTGCAAGCCGATCCCGATCGGCTGTCCGAGCCGGTCGCCGTTGGCGCGGTCCAGGTCGCGGGCGGGCAACCGCTCATTCTGGGGGTGGCCTGCGGCACGATGGGGGGTTATCCGCATCTGGCGCAGGTCGTCTCGGCCGATCTCGACCGGCTCGCCCAGGCCAGGCCGGGTTCCTTGATCCGATTCGGGCGGGTGGAGCCGGAGGAAGCGAGGCGTCTGGACTCGGCGCATCGGCTTGAGCAATCTGCGTTTCTGAGTCGCGTCGAGTTGCGGGTCCGCGACCATCGGCGGCTTCTCGAGGCGGGCGGCTGAGCTTGCCGTCTGGGCCCGAATCGAGTATTCCGTTCGCCCAGGGAGGGCCGGTCGTGGCCCCTCCGGGTTGGGCTCCGACTTTCGATCCGGTCGCAGGAAGAGGCGCTATTGATGTCGCAGGGACGCTCGACTCAGGTCCATGCACTGAGATGGGCCCTGGCCTTGGCCATCGTCGGGCCCACGGCCGGCGGCTGCCGGATGGCCCAGAGGCGGCATGATCGGCCGGCCGGCGCGAGGCCCGAATCTCGGGTGCCCGCCCTGCCCATGATCTCGGCCGAAGCCCCCCGGAGCGACTCGGAAACCCGGACCACCGGCTACGAGGTGGTGGCCGAGCCGGGCGAGGAGAAGTCGCCCCCGGAATTCGCCCCAGCCCCGACACCGATGCTCGACCGGGCGATCGTCCGCTCCAAGGCGATCCAGGACGGGGTTGTGGCCGGGATGACCCAGCCTGCACCCGCCGTCGCGCCGGCCTCGACGCCAGACTTGCCTTTGATTCCGGTTTCCACCGCCGCGGCGGCCCCGGCCGAACTCGCGGCGGAGGGCGACGCGCTCCCGACCATGCCCGTCCCCGAGCCCACGCCGCCTGCTCCCGCGGTGGTGGTCGCGGCCAATCCGGCCCCCGCTCCAGCCCCGAAACCCGAAGCGAAGCCCGAGCCGACTGCCGAGGAAGCCTGGGACGAAGCCCTCGCCCGCCTGCGGGCACTGGCTAAAAATGGCCAAGGCTCGGGCGACGCGCCTGGGGCCTTGGCCTGGACGCTTCCCGTGATCGATTGGCTGGCCCGGCCGGCTGGGGACGAAGGGGCCGGTGCCGACCCGATTCGCCCCGTGATTGTCGCCCTGATCCGCGAGGCCGAGCCCGTCCCGGGTCGGGAATCGGCCCGCATCCGCGAGGCGGTCGGTGCGCTCGAAGCGGCCTCGCCGCTGGAGATGACCGACCTGCGATGGTGTCGCAACGTCTACGGGTTCGGCGAGTTCGAGCCGATCGACGAGCCCGCGTTCCATCCGGGGCAGGCGGCGATCCTTTATTGCGAGCTTGCCGGCGTCCACTCGGTCGAGGCCGATGGCCAGTTCCGGTCGAAGCTCCAGGCACAGCTGGCGATCGTCCCCGACGGAGGGGGAGCACCCGTCTGGACCCAGTCGTTCGACCCGGCCGAGGATCGTTGCCGCCGACGCCGTCGCGACTTCTTCGTCAACTACTCGTTCAGCATCCCCGAGAGCCTCGCCCCGGGCCTCTATCGACTTCGCCTGACCCAGACCGACCAGGTGGCCGGCCGGGGCACGACCCGCGAGATCGCCTTCTCGATCGAGCCCAAGGTCAAGGCCGAGCCCGCGCCCGCGGCGGCATCCGCGGCACGCTGACCCGGCCCCAGGCCAATCAAAGTTCCCGAAGGGCGCTGATGACGTCCAGGCGAACGGCGCGAATCGCCGGGAAGAGGCCGCCGAAGAGGCCCATCACCGCCGTCATGCCCACCGCGATGATCATCACGGTTGGCCCGAGCCGGAAGTTGACCGTCAGCTCCGAGAAGGTGTCGCTGCTCAGGGTGCCGAAGGTCAGGGCGCTCAGCGGGATGGTGGCGAGCAGCCCCACGGCGCCGCCGAGCATGCAGAGCAGCAGCGACTCGGACATGAACGAGATCAAGACGTCCGACCGCGAGAACCCCAGGGCCCGCATCGTGCCGATCTCGCGGGTTCGCGACGACACGGCCGCGAACATCGTGTTGGCCGCCGAGAAGAGGGCGCCGATCGTTAATAGCACGGCGATGACGGTGCCGAAGACCTGGAGGAAGATGCTCGACTGGGTCTGCTTGGCGAAGTAGTCGACCTCCGAGAGCGGGTCGAGCTTGAACTGGTCGTTCGACGAGATTGTCTTCTTGAGCCGGCCCAGGGCCTCGGGAGAGACGGCCCGAAGCTGGATGCAGCTCACGGAGCTTTCGCGATTCAGGGCCCGGGACAGGTCCTTCTCGTCGACCCAGATCTCGCTCTCGGCCGAGCTGCCGCCGGCGGTGAAGATCCCCACGACCCGGTACGACTCGCGGTCGCCGCACCTGATGACGCCGCCGATATTCGCCCCCTTGAACCGGCCCGCCAGTAATTTGGGGACGATACACTCGCCGCGGCCCAGCTCGAGGTCTCGCCCCTCGGTGATCTTGAAGTCGGGTCGCAGGGCCCTCGACGCCGGCTGGATTCCGCGCACGATCAGGTTCGTCCGGGTGCCGTTGGCCCGCTGCACCACGGGGATGCTCAGCAACTCGCCCGCGATAAGCGGGAGCCCACGCTCGTCGCGGGCGATCCCGTCGAGGGTGGACATCTCGTCGGCCGTCTTCTTGTCGATGCCGCTGGTCGTCTCGGCATCGGCCCCTTTGCGCAGGACGATCAGGTCGAGCGGGTCGCCGGAGACCTTCAGGCTGTGCTGAAGCCCCTCGACCATGCCGAAGAGGATGCACGAGCACCAGACGACCGCGCCCGTGCCCAGCACGGTCATCAGCGTGGTGGCCCAGCGCACCCGCAGGTTCCGCACGTTGTACTTGATCGGGATCATGGTCGGTTCGCCATCCTTGTGAGAGAACGGGGGAGGGGGCCGGGCGGCCGGTCAGACGACCTTGCGCAGCCCCTTGATCACCGACAGGTTGGCGGCCAGGATCGCCGGGATCAGGCCGCTGACCAGGCCGATGGCCAGCGAGGCCGCCATGCCCACCAGCGCCGTGCTCCAGGGGACGTAGAAGAAGGGGAGGAAGCCCGCGGTGTAGGGGGCGATGTCCACGAAGTCGAAGAAGAACTTCGCGCCGATCGCGCCGACGAGCCCGCCGATGCCGGCGACGATGATGGCCTCGCTCAGCACGATGAAGCAGACGAGACCCTTGCTGAATCCGATCGCCTTGAGCACCGCGACCTCGGTCGTCCGCTCGCGCATCGCCATCGCCATCGCGTTGCCCGCGACGCAGACCAGGGAGAAGACGACCGCGACGCCCACGGCCAGGATCAGGTCCTTCAGGTTGCCGAAATACTCGGCGAACATCTTGCCGAAGGCCTCTTCCGTCTGGGTCTTCGTCGGCATGTCGCTGTTGGTGTAGGCCTTGTCGATCTTCTCCGACAGCATCGCCATCGCCGCCGGATCCTTGCACTTCAGGTAGATGATCCCGGCATTGCCCGCGGCGCCCGCCATGCTCGACTTCTTCAGCCCCTCGTCCAGATAATCCCAGTTGAACATGCACATGCGCAGGTCGCGATTCGACGGCCCGTCGTAGATCGCGCGCACGGTCAGGTCGAGATCGAACGGGTAGATCGTCCCCTTCAGGGGGAGCGGGTCGCCGATCTTCAGCTTGCGGTCGGACGCCAGCTTGGCCCCGATGACGCAGCCCGCCCGGTCCTTCTTCCAGGCCTCGAGCTGGTCGGGCGGCACCGACAGCTCGTCCATGATCGTGAAGATCTGCGACGGGTCGACGCCGAACTGGGCGAAGGGCATCCGCTCGTTGCCGACGCTGCCGCCGTACCAGCTGAACGGACTTGCCGCGACGACGCCGTCCATCGCGGCGACCTCGGCGACCCGGGCGACCGGCACCTTGCCGCCGAGCCCCTGCGAGCTCATCGTCACGACCCGGTTGTAGATCTTGACCGACGAGTTGACCTCGTCGTTGACCGTCAGGAACGACGCCAGGATCATCGACAGGAAGAGGCAGACGCTCACCGATCCGACCGTCAGCAGCGAACGGATCGGGTTGCGGCGGGCGTTGCGGAAGATGTAGACGAGGAACTTCATGACGCGGCCTCCAGGCGACTTTCACGCACCACGTCGCCGACGAGCTGACCCTTGTCCAGGTTCAGCAGGCGGCTGGCCCGCTGCGCCGCGTGGGGGTCGTGGGTGACCATGACGATGGTCTTCTTGAACTCGCGGTTGAGCTGCTCCAGCAGGTCGAGGATCTCCTCGGCGCTGGTGCGGTCGAGGTCGCCGGTCGGCTCGTCGGCCACGAGCAGATAGGGGTCGGTGACGATCGCGCGGGCGATGGCCACGCGCTGCTCCTGGCCGCCGGAAAGCTGCCTGGGGCTGTGGTCCTCGCGGCCGGCCAGGCCCACGATGCGCAGGGCCGTCATCACGTTCTCGCGCCGCTTGCGCTTCGAGAGCTTGGTCAGGAGCAGGGGGAGCTCGACGTTCTCGAAGGCGGTCAGCACCGGGATCAGGTTGTACATCTGGAAGATGAACCCGACGTTGTTGGCCCGCCAGCGCGTGACCTCGCCCTCGCCCATCCCGCCGATGTCCTGGCCGTGCACCCGGACCACGCCGCGAGTCGGCCGGTCGAGCCCGGCGATCAAGTTCAGGAGTGTCGTCTTGCCCGAGCCCGACGGGCCCATCAGCGCGAGGAACTCTCCCTCCTCGACCTTCAGGTCCAGGCCGCTCAGCACGGGGACCGTGAAGGAATCTCGGCGGTAGGTCTTGTCGACCCCCTCAAGCTCGATCGAATACGTCGCGCCGCTCATAGGCCTCTCCTTCTTGGAGTCAACGGTGGGGATGTCCGGGCCGAGGGCTAGCGGGCCACGGAGACTCGCTCGCCGTCGCGTAAGGCCTTGGTCGGGTTCAGGACCACGCGATCGCCGGCCTTCACGCCCGACTCGACGCGAGCCAGGTCGTCATTGGTCAACACCACCTCGATGCCGCGTCGGCGCACCTCGTCCTTGTCGTCGATGACCCAGGCGTACCAGTGCCCGGTCTCCTCGACGATGGCCGCCTTGGGCAGGAACAGGAAGGCCTTGCCGGCGTCGGGGTTGACCACCCCCTTGTCGGGCAGGAAGTGCACGGTCGCCCCCAGCTCGGGGAACAGGGAGGCGTCGGGGTCGAGGATCTCCACCTTCACCTTGACCGTCCCCCGGGCGCGGTCGCCCATCGGGATGATCTGCCTGAGCCGCCCCCGATAATGTTTGCCCGCCACCGCGCTGACGGAGACTTCCGCGGGCTGGCCGATCACCACGCGCGAAAGCAGGGCCTCGTTGACGTCGGTATCGACCTCCATCCGGTCCAGGTTGGCCAGCGTCACCACGGCCGAGCGGCCGGTCGAGCTGCTCATGCTCATGCTGGTGATGACCTCGCCGACCTCCCCCTGCTTCTCGACGACCGTACCGTCGAAGGGGGCGTAGAACGACATCTGGCGGATGTTGTCCTCGCACTCGGCCACGTTGGCACGCAGCAGTTTGGCCGCCGCCTCCAGGGCCGCCACGCGGGCCTCGCCCATCTCGCGGGCCGTGTCCGCCTGCTCGACCTCCTCCAGCGACGCGGCGCCGTTGAGCGACCGCAGGCGAACCATCCGCTTCGCCTTGCGGTCCTTGTCCTTCAGGTCGGCGCGGGCCTCCAGCAGCTCGGCGTCGGCCTTCAGCACCTCGGCTTTTTTCGATTCGAGCAGGGCCTCCATGTCGCGATGCTCGAGCACCGCCAGGAGGTCGCCTTTCTTGACCTTGCTCCCCTCCTCGACGCGCATCTCCTGCACGCGTCCGGGGAACTTGGTGCCGATCATCGCCTGGTTCCTCGACTTGAGGTAACCCTTGGCGCTCAGCAGCTTCTCGGCCTCGCCGGAGGTCATCGTCGAGACCACGCCGACGTTCACCTCGACCTTGGTGCGGATCTTCTCGTACTCGCGATAGGCGTAGAATCCGCCGCCCGCGAGCAGGCCCAGCGGCACCAGCCAGATCGACCAGCCCAGGAGCGCCGAGCCGAAGCCCCTGCGCCTGGCGGGGCGACCGGGGCGGTCGTCGCGTTGTCGGATCGTCGAGCCGCGTCCGTGGTCGCCGCGGTCGATTTTCAGCGAGGCCAGGTCGTCGCGCAGCGTGCTCGCCATCTGGGTACGCCCCTCCCCGATCGAAGCCCGTGTCTCGCAAGGGCGTTCGTCGCCCGCCCCGCTTCGTTAGGTCAGGCCGCGAAAATTCCCGGGCCCACTCCATCCAGTCATGCTGGAATGAAGGGCGCGATCGGGTTTTTTACGGCTTCATCGGGACAGGAGTATACTACCTTGCGATCGATGTCAAGTGGTCGCACGATCACCATGACAACCGGTCACGTCTCGATCGGTCAATAGCCGCAGGCCTTCAGGTGCTGGACGCTGCGCACGACCCGATCATGTCGACCTTCCAGGCCGGGCTCGGGTTCGCCCAGAATTCCCTCGATCTCGATGGTGTAGGCACCGCCGTATCCGACCTTGTCGAGCGTCTCGCGGATCCGGACGAAGTCGACCCCGCCCCCCTCGCCGATCGCCGGGAAGTACCAGTCCTCGAACCGGCCTCGCCCGTCCTTGACGTGAACGTTGCGGACCAGGTCGGCCACCTTGGCCAGTTCGTCGACCGGGTCCACGCCCTCGTTGTAATAGCCGATGTTGCCCGTGTCGAAGTTCAGGCGGATCGAGGGGTGATCCAGGTCCGACATCAGGTCGAGCATCGCCTTGGCGTTCTGGGTCGGCCCTTTGTGGGTCTCGAGGGCCACGGTGATGCCCAGGGCCCCGGCGGTGTCGCCGATCCGCTTCAGGTTCTTGACGATCAGCCGACGCTCGTCGGCGTCGGCGGGCTGGCCGGCGCCCGAGACGACCAGGCCGACGTTGAACCACTTGCCGGCGAAGGCGATGCGCTTCTGGGTCGTCTCGACCCCCGCCTCGGTGCGGATGTCGGCGCCGCCGACGTTGCAGCCCGAGATCCCCACGCCTTCCTTCTCAAGCAGGGCCACGAAGGCCGAGGCGGTCGCGTCGTCGGCCTTCTCGGTGATGACGGCCGACTCGGGGATGACCAGCCCCCCCATGTCGTGGCCGCGCAGGGCCAGCTCCAGGTGATCGATCCCGGTCGATCGGATCCGTTCGACGGCGGTGCGGACGCCCGAGGCGCCGTAGCTATTGGTGAAGCAGCTGACCAGGCGGTTCATGACCGGAAGACCTCGCGCGGATTTCTCGGGGACCTGGGGCCGTTGCTCGGTCCCGTTCAACCTTCGGATCGCTTTTCCAGCGCCACGGGGACCTCGGCCAGCGGGTCCACAACCCTCAGCGAGGTGCGACCCGCCAGGACTTCCAGCAGGGTCTGGCCGCAGACCTGATCGCGCCAGCCGTCGGCGAGCACCGGCCTGGGCAGGCCGAGGCTACCGTCGAGGCTCCAACGGATCAGCTCCTTCAGGTCGGCCGCGGAGCCGACCAGCCCGGTCGCCACCTTGTGCTCGGCGCAGCAGCGGGCGAGCGTTGCGGCGAGCAGGCTGACGACCATCGACAGGCCGGGCCCCTCGTCGAATCGCTCGGGGGCCTCGGGGAGCGACTCGGCGGGCGTCGCCTGCGCGGCCTGGATGACCTCGACGACCTCCTGCGACTTGGCCAGCAGGTGCGGCCGGTTGTAGTCGCGCAGGGCTTCCAGGTCGCGGCGGCTGCTCGGCTGACGCTTGGCGATGGCCGTCAGCAGGTCGTCGCGCATCACCTGTCGCATGGGGCGATTGGAGCGCCTGGCCTCCTCGGACCGCCACTCGTAGAGGAGCCGGGCGGCCTCGAGGCCCCGGCGCGAGAGCTGGTGAAGCCCCGAGAGCTTGCGCCAGCGCTCATCGTCATCGCGCCTGCGGATCACCTCGATGAAGTCGGCGTACTCGGCCTCGGCCCACTCCGTCCGGCCGAGCTTCTGCAATCCGGCCTTCAGGGTGTCGACCACGCGCAGCAGGTGGCGTACGTCGTCCAGCGCGTACTGGATCTGGGCCTCGCTGAGCGGGCGGCGGCGCCAGTCGGTGCGCGTCTCACCGCCCGTGACGCTCACGTGCAGGACCTGGCCCAGCAGATTGCCCAGCGACAGCGGGTAGCCCATCCCGACCAGGCCCGCGGCGATCTGGACGTCGACGACCCGCGCGGGGAGGAAGCCGGTCTGGAACCGGCAGATGCGCAGGTCTTCCCCCGCGGCGTGCATCACCACCTCGATCGTCGGGTCGATGACCGCCTGCCAGAAGGGCCCGATGTCGCGGATGGCCAGGGGGTCGACGATCGCCAGCCGCTTCCGGGTCGCGACCTGGATCAGGCAGAGGATCGGCTCGAACGTATCCTCGCTGACGAACTCGGTATCGAATGCAAATTGCCCCTCCTCGCGGAGGTGCGCAACCAGCTCGGCGAGCCCCTTGGCGTCGTCGATGAATTCTTCTTGAATCGGTTCGGTCATGCGAATCGTGCCCGGTCGCGGCCTCCGGACTCCCCGAGCTTCGTGCCCGCGGCCCCACCGGCCCGTCGCGACTGGTTGGGATTGTCACACCGAAGTCGCTCGGATGCAAGCGTCGGCCCACTGATGCGGGAACATTTGGACACGTTTTCTCGACGTGCCCGTTGGCGAAGCCGCGGGCATTCGAGGCTCAGGGTGCGGCGTCATACAGCACGAAACAGGCCCAATGAACCGGATCCTGGAACTCGGGATTGCGTGCAACCAGCCTGCGGGCGGCCTCCAGGGCGCGGGCGGGCGAATCGCCGCGGGCCACCCCACGATGGAATTCAGACAGCAGGATGGCCGACGATTCGGTCGGCGGATCCCAGAGGCTTAGCAAGACGGTCGAGGCTCCGGCCGAGAGACCGGCCCGCGCCAGGTCGCGGAGCGCCGCGGGTGTCACCGCACCCCGGTCGTCGGGGTCGCCGACCGCCATCGCCAGCACCTCGGCGGAGAGCGGGACCCTCAGCAGGTCGCCCGCCGAGACCCGGCCGTCGACGCGGCAAGGGGGGGGATCGCCGGGCCTGAGCAGCAACTCGGGCTCGCCCGACGGCGTGCGCGACGGGTCGAGCACGGCCAGGGCCGAGACCTGGATCGACCGGGCGTGCGCCACTTCGGAACTCAGGAGCCGGCGAGGGCCCGCGTCCGGGCCGGCGTGCAGGACGACGGGGCGTGTCAGCGCGCGGATCACCTCGGCGAGCTCGGCATGGATGAACGGGTCGGCCCAACCTCGCCGGGACAGGCCTCGGGGAGTGTCCTCGGGGCTGGCGACGATGAGCAGTCCCGTGCCGCGCGGCGGGTGCTCGGCCCGCTGCCTGCGGATCAGGGTCAGCGAGGGGGCATACCTCAGCCCGAACCGCTCGCCGAGCGGCCGGTCGCGGCCGATGACCTCGAAGGCGACGGCCGACGTCGCGTCGCCGGGGACGATCAGGAGCCGTTCAACGCCATTGAAGGCGGGACCGAAGGGGCGGATCAGGACGTCGTCGAGGAACGTCCCCCAGTCCTGGGCCTGCGGCGGGGGGGGCATGCCCGAGGGGGTGCTGGGCCGATCCGGCTCGGGCAGGAGTCCGATCAGGGCGTCGGCCCGGCCTGGCTCGGAGACGCGTAGGCCTCGCCCGGAATCGCCCAGCTCCGAGCGCCAGGCCTCGACCGCCCTGCGCAGGAGGGTCCGCGTGACCGGCACGCGCCTGGCCTCGACCCCCAGGCCCGGCCGGATCAGGAAGCCGACGAGCGACTCGGGGCCGGCAGCCGCATAGACCAGCACCGCCTCGCCGGTGCGGAGCTTGAGCCCCTCGACGTCGACCCCCTTCGCCGGCCCTTCGAGGTCGAGTCGGGCGCCGTCGGCTTCGATCCCGGCAGGGGGTTCCTCGGCCTCAGTTTCCCCGCCCAGCCAGGCGACGAGCCGCCGCTCGGCCTGCGGGCGGCCCGACTCGGGCAGGAACGCCATCGAGGCCGAGGCGAGTGAACGGCCGACTCGATCGCCCCATCGTCGTCGGTCGGCGCGGTCGAGCGCGGCGAGGGCTTCCTCGGGCCTGCCGGTGGCGAGCTTGCAGCGTGCGGTCCCTCGGGCAATCCGGCCGTCGGCCCCGAGGATCGGCCGCGAGGCCTCGCCGCCGGTCCCCTTCAGGGCGCGGTCCGCCAGCCGCCGCCTCAGGTCCGAGAGCAGGTCGGCCGCCGCGTCGGGCTGCCCGGCGCGTTCCAGGATCTCGGCGCGTTCCAGGTCGGCCTCGGCCGCGAGCCAGGGGCGCCCCGCGGACCGGTGCGCGGCGGCGATCCCGTCCAGCTCGTTAAGTACGCGGGACAGCTCAGGGACCTGTGAGGGGTCGGTCGCCTTGCCGACTTCCTCGGCCGCCAGCCGCCTGGCCCTGATGTGAGGGGCGACCGCCGCGTGCCAGGGCCCCGCGTCCGCGAGATGGCCGGCACGTGCCAGGAAGGTTGCCCGCCGGAGATCCCAGGCGGGCTCATCGGCGAGCGAGACTCCGGCGAGGTCGACCCCGTCTCGCCAGCGACCCAGGGCTGCCAGCGCAGTCAGCCTTCCCAGGGCCGCCTCGCGCCAGAGGCCAGGGCGGCCGGCCCGGTCGACCCTCGCCAGGACCCGGGCGTCGGCCGCCTCGGCGGTCGGCCAGTCCTCGCGGCCAGCGGCCAGCGCCGCGACAATCCGGTCCAGCTCCGGGACCATCCGCAGGACCGGGTCGGACCGGATCGACGGGCCGAGGGTCGCCACGACCGGGCCGGCCGGCCCCCCCTCGCCCTCGACCGACGCGATCCAGCCGCCCAGGGCCTCGGACAGGACACGGAGCCGGGGCATCGGCGGGCTCGATCGAGATGCCAACTCGGCGGCCAGCCGCGCGTGGTCGCGGGCCTCGGCCGCGTCGATCCCGTCGCCCCCATCCAGGCCGGGGGCCAGCTCGACGGCGAGCCAGAATTCCATCTCGGCCTGGCGGTCGAGCCGCTCGCGCCGGCCGAATGCCGCCGAGGCCCGGCGGACCGACTCCACGACCGTCGCGGTCGGGCGCCCTTGCCGCCGCTCGATCGTCGCCCTCAGCGTCAGGACCTCGGCCGCAGCCAGCGGTGTCATGCCCGGGTCCGCCTCCAGGTGGAGGAGCGGCCCGGACAGGTCGTCGCCCTCGCCCCGGTCGACCCGGTCGACGAGCGACTCGTATCGGGCCGCCAGCGCCGTGGGCAGGTCGAGCTCAGCCGAAGATCCGCGGCGCCGGTAGAGGCGACGGTCGGGCTGGAAGGCCAGGTCGGCGGCATCTTCCAGTGACCAGGAAACAGCCCGCCGGAGCGCCGATGCCGTCGGAATCAGCTCGATCCGCCCCGACGCCCTGGCCAGACCGATCCGCCCGCCATCGGGCGAGGTCGAGGCCGCAGTCCAGCGATCCAGGGGCTCGGACGCGGCGAGAAACCGGGCACGCGACGCGAGCGAACTCGGCGAAACTTCGGCCGGAATCAGGAGCACCCCGCCGACGATGGGGACCATCACCGAACGCTCGCCGGCGGTGCCCACGAACGCGATCGTGCCGGCTGCGTCCGCAACCGAGAGCCGCAGCGCCGGGCCGCCGACGACCCGCTCGATCGAGACGACCGGCCCTTCGGCCAGTCGTGCCAGGCCGGCCGAAGGAGACTTTCCGCCCGCCGTCGCCACCGCGATCGCCGCCCCGAGGTTGACTCCCTGCCCCGAGAGGTCGCGGCGATGCCGCTCGACGCTTCCCCCGGCGCGGCGGACGAGCAAGCTCGCGCCACCTGCATCGAACGCGATCGACGTGGGCCTCAGCCCGGGGGAAAGTGAGGCCGGCTTCTGCTCGCCCGAGGGGCCCGCGATCCGTCCGTCGGGGGTGGTCGTGACGCGGAGGAGCCGGCCGTCGTCGAGGCCAGCGATCACGTCTCCGTCTACGTCGGGCGAGCAGGCCAGCGCCGAGACGGCACCGCAGTCGAGCCTGGCTATCGGCTGCGTCGATTCGCCCGAGACGTCCCAGAGGACCAGGCCGGCCAGGTCGCCGGTGACGACCCGGCCGCCGGGGCTCACTCCCAGGGCCCTGGCCCCCGTCTCGGCCGGCGAGACGAAGGTCGGCCGGTCCGACCGGTCGGGCATGTAGACGGCGAATCGCCCGTCGAGGAACCGGACCACCAACCGCAAGGTTCCCGCCCTGAGGCCCATCCCCTCGGCCCAGGCGAACTCGACCGCGGGGGTTGCCTGGCCGTCGGGCCTTCGGAGCGAAACCGTCCCGAGTTCCGCCGTTGCGGCCGATTTCCGGGGGCGAGCGGGCCGCGCGGGATCGTCGAACGGGCAGCCCGTCGCCGTCAGGAGGGCGAGCATGGCCGCGAGCCAGGCCGGCCCGGGGCTTCGGCTCATGCCAGCCCGCCGAGGAACTCGCGCAAGGCGGCATTGGTCCGTTCGGGCTGCTCCAGCGGGGCCAGATGACCGGCCCCCGGCACCACCACGAACCTGGCGCCGGGGATCGCGGCGGCCATCGTCCGCGACTCCTCCA
It encodes:
- a CDS encoding biotin-dependent carboxyltransferase family protein, producing the protein MGLIVLKSGLWTTFQDEGRPGYRDRGVPPAGAFDLGSHRLANALLDNPRGVATLELTLDGGHYQATAAMELAIAGAAMPARIELTGRQPVILRPPCAFLLRGGERLTIGPARTQIRAYLAARGGWRSPVVLGSRSSEVPIKAGIVLEDGWTLDAEMDQLRCNGRRLGCFEPSADEGPYRVMTGPDAVADFENSPLLTGEFRVLPQSNRMGLRLEGPALNVQADPDRLSEPVAVGAVQVAGGQPLILGVACGTMGGYPHLAQVVSADLDRLAQARPGSLIRFGRVEPEEARRLDSAHRLEQSAFLSRVELRVRDHRRLLEAGG
- a CDS encoding ABC transporter permease; this translates as MIPIKYNVRNLRVRWATTLMTVLGTGAVVWCSCILFGMVEGLQHSLKVSGDPLDLIVLRKGADAETTSGIDKKTADEMSTLDGIARDERGLPLIAGELLSIPVVQRANGTRTNLIVRGIQPASRALRPDFKITEGRDLELGRGECIVPKLLAGRFKGANIGGVIRCGDRESYRVVGIFTAGGSSAESEIWVDEKDLSRALNRESSVSCIQLRAVSPEALGRLKKTISSNDQFKLDPLSEVDYFAKQTQSSIFLQVFGTVIAVLLTIGALFSAANTMFAAVSSRTREIGTMRALGFSRSDVLISFMSESLLLCMLGGAVGLLATIPLSALTFGTLSSDTFSELTVNFRLGPTVMIIAVGMTAVMGLFGGLFPAIRAVRLDVISALREL
- a CDS encoding FtsX-like permease family protein, translated to MKFLVYIFRNARRNPIRSLLTVGSVSVCLFLSMILASFLTVNDEVNSSVKIYNRVVTMSSQGLGGKVPVARVAEVAAMDGVVAASPFSWYGGSVGNERMPFAQFGVDPSQIFTIMDELSVPPDQLEAWKKDRAGCVIGAKLASDRKLKIGDPLPLKGTIYPFDLDLTVRAIYDGPSNRDLRMCMFNWDYLDEGLKKSSMAGAAGNAGIIYLKCKDPAAMAMLSEKIDKAYTNSDMPTKTQTEEAFGKMFAEYFGNLKDLILAVGVAVVFSLVCVAGNAMAMAMRERTTEVAVLKAIGFSKGLVCFIVLSEAIIVAGIGGLVGAIGAKFFFDFVDIAPYTAGFLPFFYVPWSTALVGMAASLAIGLVSGLIPAILAANLSVIKGLRKVV
- a CDS encoding ABC transporter ATP-binding protein codes for the protein MSGATYSIELEGVDKTYRRDSFTVPVLSGLDLKVEEGEFLALMGPSGSGKTTLLNLIAGLDRPTRGVVRVHGQDIGGMGEGEVTRWRANNVGFIFQMYNLIPVLTAFENVELPLLLTKLSKRKRRENVMTALRIVGLAGREDHSPRQLSGGQEQRVAIARAIVTDPYLLVADEPTGDLDRTSAEEILDLLEQLNREFKKTIVMVTHDPHAAQRASRLLNLDKGQLVGDVVRESRLEAAS
- a CDS encoding efflux RND transporter periplasmic adaptor subunit; this translates as MASTLRDDLASLKIDRGDHGRGSTIRQRDDRPGRPARRRGFGSALLGWSIWLVPLGLLAGGGFYAYREYEKIRTKVEVNVGVVSTMTSGEAEKLLSAKGYLKSRNQAMIGTKFPGRVQEMRVEEGSKVKKGDLLAVLEHRDMEALLESKKAEVLKADAELLEARADLKDKDRKAKRMVRLRSLNGAASLEEVEQADTAREMGEARVAALEAAAKLLRANVAECEDNIRQMSFYAPFDGTVVEKQGEVGEVITSMSMSSSTGRSAVVTLANLDRMEVDTDVNEALLSRVVIGQPAEVSVSAVAGKHYRGRLRQIIPMGDRARGTVKVKVEILDPDASLFPELGATVHFLPDKGVVNPDAGKAFLFLPKAAIVEETGHWYAWVIDDKDEVRRRGIEVVLTNDDLARVESGVKAGDRVVLNPTKALRDGERVSVAR
- a CDS encoding sugar phosphate isomerase/epimerase; protein product: MNRLVSCFTNSYGASGVRTAVERIRSTGIDHLELALRGHDMGGLVIPESAVITEKADDATASAFVALLEKEGVGISGCNVGGADIRTEAGVETTQKRIAFAGKWFNVGLVVSGAGQPADADERRLIVKNLKRIGDTAGALGITVALETHKGPTQNAKAMLDLMSDLDHPSIRLNFDTGNIGYYNEGVDPVDELAKVADLVRNVHVKDGRGRFEDWYFPAIGEGGGVDFVRIRETLDKVGYGGAYTIEIEGILGEPEPGLEGRHDRVVRSVQHLKACGY
- a CDS encoding HRDC domain-containing protein, with the translated sequence MTEPIQEEFIDDAKGLAELVAHLREEGQFAFDTEFVSEDTFEPILCLIQVATRKRLAIVDPLAIRDIGPFWQAVIDPTIEVVMHAAGEDLRICRFQTGFLPARVVDVQIAAGLVGMGYPLSLGNLLGQVLHVSVTGGETRTDWRRRPLSEAQIQYALDDVRHLLRVVDTLKAGLQKLGRTEWAEAEYADFIEVIRRRDDDERWRKLSGLHQLSRRGLEAARLLYEWRSEEARRSNRPMRQVMRDDLLTAIAKRQPSSRRDLEALRDYNRPHLLAKSQEVVEVIQAAQATPAESLPEAPERFDEGPGLSMVVSLLAATLARCCAEHKVATGLVGSAADLKELIRWSLDGSLGLPRPVLADGWRDQVCGQTLLEVLAGRTSLRVVDPLAEVPVALEKRSEG